One genomic region from Prionailurus bengalensis isolate Pbe53 chromosome C1, Fcat_Pben_1.1_paternal_pri, whole genome shotgun sequence encodes:
- the LOC122480597 gene encoding 60S ribosomal protein L27-like gives MGKFMKPGKVVLVLVRRYSGHKMVIMKNIDDVTSDRPYNLALVAGTDHSPLKVTAAISKKKIAKRSKIKSFMKVYNYNHLVPTRYSMDITLDKAVINKDVFRDPACKHKA, from the coding sequence ATGGGCAAATTCATGAAACCCGGGAAGGTGGTGCTGGTCCTGGTCAGACGCTACTCTGGACACAAGATGGTCATCATGAAGAACATTGATGATGTCACCTCAGATCGTCCCTACAACCTTGCTCTGGTGGCTGGAACTGACCACTCTCCCCTCAAAGTGACAGCTGCCATAAGCAAGAAGAAAATCGCCAAAAGGTCAAAGATCAAGTCTTTTATGAAAGTTTATAACTACAATCATCTCGTACCCACAAGGTATTCTATGGATATCACCTTGGACAAAGCTGTCATCAACAAGGATGTCTTCAGAGACCCTGCTTGTAAACACAAGGCATGA